In Candidatus Binatus sp., the following are encoded in one genomic region:
- a CDS encoding TadE/TadG family type IV pilus assembly protein, whose product MAEFALMAPLFLFIVFLGITFAVIGQSALAVSQLAFNGARYAAVNPNLTSAEVQTYITSGAIGSPSITSGGHLTVTVVQATFGNPVTVTVSYDISSNPLVSSMATLFSGLGFGQTLPTTLSATEVVMSE is encoded by the coding sequence ATGGCCGAGTTTGCACTGATGGCGCCGCTGTTTCTTTTCATCGTTTTCCTCGGGATCACCTTCGCCGTGATCGGCCAGTCGGCGCTCGCGGTCAGCCAGCTCGCTTTCAACGGCGCACGTTATGCCGCGGTCAATCCCAATCTCACGTCGGCGGAAGTCCAGACTTACATCACGTCGGGCGCGATCGGCTCGCCTTCGATCACCAGCGGCGGCCATCTTACGGTCACGGTCGTGCAGGCGACTTTTGGCAACCCGGTGACGGTCACCGTCAGCTACGACATCTCGAGCAACCCGCTGGTTTCGTCGATGGCAACTTTGTTCAGCGGCCTGGGCTTTGGCCAAACCTTACCGACGACCCTTAGCGCCACGGAAGTCGTGATGAGTGAATGA
- the cpaB gene encoding Flp pilus assembly protein CpaB translates to MRRTMAFMSLAALGALLAAAVVFSALKKREAEVQRALAHTAQVVVAAHSIPLGAKLHPADLKLARWARDSLPEGYFTDPQAAVGAFARSQFSANEPIVNARLLIGDKVGGVMPFLIPPGMRAISVAVDEVADISGFVQPHTRVDVLLAVSGNGPGESSFARVIAQNIEVLAVAQEIERVKDEPEVVKEVTLLVTPVEAEKLTLATREGTIRLAMRSYADNKIVATSGIAIDDLMRHARTDVPLMEKQPVAPPGPRPVARRAHGPAPLHIEILRDGKSSEAFSFINSAVVGHSGGADRDSPPAYAPPPPALSPDDAPSAAPAAMRSATFTGAPNPALAAMLDPARADSPPKPAPALRPGDTGYVPAPKTLAIGAE, encoded by the coding sequence ATGCGACGAACTATGGCATTCATGTCGCTGGCCGCATTGGGCGCATTGCTGGCGGCCGCGGTGGTCTTCTCCGCGCTCAAGAAGCGCGAAGCCGAGGTCCAGCGGGCGCTGGCGCATACCGCGCAAGTAGTCGTCGCCGCCCATTCGATTCCGCTTGGCGCCAAGCTTCATCCCGCCGATCTCAAGCTCGCGCGATGGGCCCGCGACAGCCTGCCCGAGGGCTACTTCACCGACCCGCAGGCCGCGGTCGGCGCGTTTGCCCGCAGCCAGTTCTCCGCCAATGAACCGATCGTGAACGCGCGGCTGCTGATCGGCGACAAGGTCGGCGGCGTGATGCCGTTTCTGATCCCGCCCGGGATGCGCGCGATCTCCGTCGCCGTGGACGAAGTCGCCGATATCTCCGGCTTCGTGCAACCGCACACCCGGGTGGACGTCCTGCTCGCGGTCTCCGGCAACGGCCCGGGCGAATCGTCCTTCGCCCGCGTGATCGCGCAGAACATCGAGGTCCTCGCCGTCGCGCAGGAGATCGAGCGGGTCAAGGACGAACCCGAGGTCGTCAAGGAGGTCACCCTCCTCGTAACGCCCGTCGAAGCCGAAAAACTTACGCTCGCCACCCGCGAAGGAACCATCCGGCTCGCGATGCGCAGTTACGCCGACAACAAGATCGTCGCGACCAGCGGAATCGCGATCGACGATCTGATGCGTCACGCGCGCACCGACGTTCCCCTGATGGAAAAACAGCCCGTCGCACCGCCCGGACCGCGACCCGTCGCGCGGCGAGCTCACGGCCCGGCGCCGCTCCATATCGAAATCCTGCGCGACGGCAAATCTTCCGAAGCATTTTCCTTTATCAATTCAGCCGTGGTCGGACATTCGGGCGGCGCCGATCGCGATTCGCCGCCGGCTTATGCGCCGCCTCCGCCAGCCCTCTCGCCCGACGACGCGCCATCCGCCGCGCCCGCCGCAATGCGCTCCGCGACGTTTACCGGCGCGCCGAATCCGGCGCTCGCCGCGATGCTCGATCCCGCTCGCGCGGACTCGCCGCCGAAGCCCGCGCCCGCGCTCCGTCCCGGCGACACCGGCTACGTCCCGGCGCCCAAAACTCTCGCCATCGGTGCCGAATGA
- a CDS encoding Flp family type IVb pilin, with product MNYLTKLFVAVRAQRNGQTMTEYVLILAAVAVAGMTAYTLLGGKITSEIATVTAAF from the coding sequence ATGAACTACCTGACCAAACTGTTTGTCGCTGTCCGCGCGCAGCGAAACGGCCAGACGATGACCGAGTATGTGCTCATCCTCGCCGCCGTCGCCGTCGCCGGAATGACCGCTTACACGCTGCTCGGCGGCAAGATCACCAGCGAGATCGCGACCGTAACCGCAGCATTCTAG